Proteins found in one Anopheles aquasalis chromosome 3, idAnoAquaMG_Q_19, whole genome shotgun sequence genomic segment:
- the LOC126577049 gene encoding myotubularin-related protein 8 isoform X1 codes for MAEAEPLSPSASSFKQNFDLVTPEFEVDPKVLWGRVPVPPFVSDKVVTWVEENFPHQPAAPVEFRGQNVVRKIENVRMIDRYNSKNPTVGVLYLTATHLIFVDPDANKETWVLYMHIANVEKLPLSTTGSPLLIRCKTFLSITFVIPKERECHDVYITLTKLYQPVHIKNLYCFQYTTATKELSKATGWDYFKLESEFKRMRVPNEQWSACTLNQSYELCDTYPQQIYVPAEANTQILLGSSRFRSKGRLPALTYLHANKASICRCSQPLSGFSARCLEDEQMLETIRKTNPNYSFMYVVDTRPRINAMANRAAGKGYENEANYENIKFQFLGIENIHTMRTSLQKLIECCEQKSPTMSGFLSALESSGWLKHIRSILDTSCFIANAVDKGISVVVHCSDGWDRTAQVCSLAALMLDPYYRTIKGFQALIEKDWLAFGHKFSDRCGHIQNDPKEVSPVFTQLLDCTWQLMQQRNDAFEFNERFLLILHDHVMSCQYGTFVGNCEKDRLDLRLAEKTFSLWGFMSNHLNEYINPLYRPEMDETIKPNLAPQNIKFWRGMYSRFESGIHPREPLEDLLIASKDHCTSLEDHVQHLTKRINSFKNMLSKSAKRLQGGVSTGGARHTDNRGPPIEVNDNRYNYDRKLSELSAADDDHPLKTTDFSFSNLSISEYNNEVEKVNDEVNSVAIEWKSLRAVVNCPTCSIPFDQITKKNHCWKCGEVFCNRCLDKTLSLPGHESGNPVPVCRQCFRLVQQVSP; via the exons ATGGCCGAAGCGGAACCACTGTCGCCGTCGGCGTCCTCGTTCAAGCAGAACTTTGATCTCGTGACACCGGAGTTTGAGGTGGATCCGAAGGTCCTGTGGGGCCGAGTGCCGGTGCCACCATTCGTCTCCGATAAGGTGGTGACATGGGTCGAGGAAAACTTCCCCCATCAGCCAGCGGCCCCGGTCGAGTTCCGTGGTCAGAACGTCGTGAGGAAG ATCGAAAATGTTCGCATGATTGACAGATACAACAGCAAAAATCCGACCGTCGGTGTCCTGTACCTTACGGCCACGCATCTCATATTCGTCGATCCGGATGCCAACAAGGAGACCTGG GTCCTGTACATGCACATTGCGAACGTGGAAAAGTTGCCCCTGAGCACGACCGGCTCACCATTGTTGATTCGCTGCAAGACATTCCTCTCGATCACGTTCGTCATACCGAAGGAGCGCGAGTGTCACGATGTCTACATCACGCTGACAAAGCTCTACCAACCGGTGCACATCAAGAACCTGTACTGCTTCCAGTACACGACCGCCACTAAGGAGCTCTCAAAGGCCACCGGTTGGGACTACTTCAAGCTGGAGAGCGAATTCAAACGGATGCGCGTTCCGAACGAGCAGTGGAGTGCCTGCACGCTGAATCAAAGCTACGAGCTGTGCGATACGTATCCGCAGCAGATTTATGTACCGGCCGAGGCCAACACGCAGATCCTTCTCGGTAGTTCGCGCTTCCGCTCGAAGGGTCGGCTACCGGCGCTTACCTATCTGCATGCCAACAAGGCATCGATCTGCCGGTGCAGTCAACCCCTGTCCGGATTCAGTGCCCGCTGTCTGGAGGATGAGCAAATGCTGGAAACGATCCGCAAGACAAATCCCAACTACAGCTTCATGTATGTCGTTGATACACGGCCACGG ATTAACGCCATGGCGAATCGGGCCGCTGGCAAGGGATACGAGAACGAGGCGAACTACGAAAATATCAAGTTCCAGTTTCTCGGCATCGAAAACATCCACACCATGCGTACGAGCCTGCAGAAGCTGATAGAGT GTTGCGAACAGAAGTCGCCCACAATGAGTGGCTTCTTGAGTGCACTGGAGTCCTCCGGTTGGCTGAAGCACATTCGATCGATACTGGATACATCGTG CTTCATCGCAAACGCCGTCGATAAAGGtatttcggtggtggtgcattgctCCGATGGTTGGGATCGTACCGCACAAGTTTGCTCTCTAGCGGCGCTCATGCTGGATCCGTACTACAGGACAATTAAAGGCTTTCAG GCACTAATCGAGAAAGACTGGCTAGCGTTCGGGCACAAGTTCAGCGACCGTTGCGGGCACATTCAGAACGATCCAAAGGAGGTGTCACCGGTGTTTACCCAGCTGCTCGACTGTACCTGGCAGCTGATGCAGCAGCGTAACGATGCGTTTGAGTTTAACGAACGATTTCTGCTGATACTGCACGATCACGTCATGTCTTGCCAGTACGGCACGTTCGTGGGCAATTGTGAGAAGGACCGGCTCGATCTGCGGCTGGCCGAGAAAACGTTCTCCCTGTGGGGCTTCATGTCGAACCATCTGAACGAGTACATTAACCCGCTCTACCGGCCCGAAATGGATGAAACCATCAAACCGAATCTGGCACCGCAAAACATCAAGTTCTGGCGTGGCATGTACAGCCGGTTCGAGAGCGGTATTCATCCACGGGAACCACTGGAGGATCTGCTGATCGCTAGCAAGGACCATTGCACCTCACTCGAGGATCACGTACAGCATCTAACTAAGCGGATTAACAGCTTCAAGAATATGCTCTCGAAGTCTGCCAAACGGTTACAGGGAGGTGTTAGTACGGGCGGTGCCCGACACACCGACAATCGTGGACCACCGATCGAGGTGAACGATAATCGCTACAACTATGATCGCAAGCTAAGCGAACTGTCCGCCGCTGACGATGATCATCCGCTGAAGACGAccgatttttcgttttctaatCTCTCG ATCTCTGAGTACAACAACGAGGTGGAAAAGGTTAACGATGAAGTCAATTCCGTAGCCATCGAATGGAAATCGTTACGAGCGGTCGTAAACTGTCCCACTTGTTCAATACCGTTTGATCAGATTACTAAAAAG AACCACTGCTGGAAATGTGGTGAGGTGTTCTGCAACCGCTGTCTCGACAAGACTCTATCGCTGCCCGGGCACGAGAGTGGAAACCCGGTACCGGTTTGTCGGCAGTGTTTCCGTCTCGTGCAGCAAGTAAGCCCGTAA
- the LOC126577049 gene encoding myotubularin-related protein 8 isoform X2, whose protein sequence is MDHIQTPKIENVRMIDRYNSKNPTVGVLYLTATHLIFVDPDANKETWVLYMHIANVEKLPLSTTGSPLLIRCKTFLSITFVIPKERECHDVYITLTKLYQPVHIKNLYCFQYTTATKELSKATGWDYFKLESEFKRMRVPNEQWSACTLNQSYELCDTYPQQIYVPAEANTQILLGSSRFRSKGRLPALTYLHANKASICRCSQPLSGFSARCLEDEQMLETIRKTNPNYSFMYVVDTRPRINAMANRAAGKGYENEANYENIKFQFLGIENIHTMRTSLQKLIECCEQKSPTMSGFLSALESSGWLKHIRSILDTSCFIANAVDKGISVVVHCSDGWDRTAQVCSLAALMLDPYYRTIKGFQALIEKDWLAFGHKFSDRCGHIQNDPKEVSPVFTQLLDCTWQLMQQRNDAFEFNERFLLILHDHVMSCQYGTFVGNCEKDRLDLRLAEKTFSLWGFMSNHLNEYINPLYRPEMDETIKPNLAPQNIKFWRGMYSRFESGIHPREPLEDLLIASKDHCTSLEDHVQHLTKRINSFKNMLSKSAKRLQGGVSTGGARHTDNRGPPIEVNDNRYNYDRKLSELSAADDDHPLKTTDFSFSNLSISEYNNEVEKVNDEVNSVAIEWKSLRAVVNCPTCSIPFDQITKKNHCWKCGEVFCNRCLDKTLSLPGHESGNPVPVCRQCFRLVQQVSP, encoded by the exons ATCGAAAATGTTCGCATGATTGACAGATACAACAGCAAAAATCCGACCGTCGGTGTCCTGTACCTTACGGCCACGCATCTCATATTCGTCGATCCGGATGCCAACAAGGAGACCTGG GTCCTGTACATGCACATTGCGAACGTGGAAAAGTTGCCCCTGAGCACGACCGGCTCACCATTGTTGATTCGCTGCAAGACATTCCTCTCGATCACGTTCGTCATACCGAAGGAGCGCGAGTGTCACGATGTCTACATCACGCTGACAAAGCTCTACCAACCGGTGCACATCAAGAACCTGTACTGCTTCCAGTACACGACCGCCACTAAGGAGCTCTCAAAGGCCACCGGTTGGGACTACTTCAAGCTGGAGAGCGAATTCAAACGGATGCGCGTTCCGAACGAGCAGTGGAGTGCCTGCACGCTGAATCAAAGCTACGAGCTGTGCGATACGTATCCGCAGCAGATTTATGTACCGGCCGAGGCCAACACGCAGATCCTTCTCGGTAGTTCGCGCTTCCGCTCGAAGGGTCGGCTACCGGCGCTTACCTATCTGCATGCCAACAAGGCATCGATCTGCCGGTGCAGTCAACCCCTGTCCGGATTCAGTGCCCGCTGTCTGGAGGATGAGCAAATGCTGGAAACGATCCGCAAGACAAATCCCAACTACAGCTTCATGTATGTCGTTGATACACGGCCACGG ATTAACGCCATGGCGAATCGGGCCGCTGGCAAGGGATACGAGAACGAGGCGAACTACGAAAATATCAAGTTCCAGTTTCTCGGCATCGAAAACATCCACACCATGCGTACGAGCCTGCAGAAGCTGATAGAGT GTTGCGAACAGAAGTCGCCCACAATGAGTGGCTTCTTGAGTGCACTGGAGTCCTCCGGTTGGCTGAAGCACATTCGATCGATACTGGATACATCGTG CTTCATCGCAAACGCCGTCGATAAAGGtatttcggtggtggtgcattgctCCGATGGTTGGGATCGTACCGCACAAGTTTGCTCTCTAGCGGCGCTCATGCTGGATCCGTACTACAGGACAATTAAAGGCTTTCAG GCACTAATCGAGAAAGACTGGCTAGCGTTCGGGCACAAGTTCAGCGACCGTTGCGGGCACATTCAGAACGATCCAAAGGAGGTGTCACCGGTGTTTACCCAGCTGCTCGACTGTACCTGGCAGCTGATGCAGCAGCGTAACGATGCGTTTGAGTTTAACGAACGATTTCTGCTGATACTGCACGATCACGTCATGTCTTGCCAGTACGGCACGTTCGTGGGCAATTGTGAGAAGGACCGGCTCGATCTGCGGCTGGCCGAGAAAACGTTCTCCCTGTGGGGCTTCATGTCGAACCATCTGAACGAGTACATTAACCCGCTCTACCGGCCCGAAATGGATGAAACCATCAAACCGAATCTGGCACCGCAAAACATCAAGTTCTGGCGTGGCATGTACAGCCGGTTCGAGAGCGGTATTCATCCACGGGAACCACTGGAGGATCTGCTGATCGCTAGCAAGGACCATTGCACCTCACTCGAGGATCACGTACAGCATCTAACTAAGCGGATTAACAGCTTCAAGAATATGCTCTCGAAGTCTGCCAAACGGTTACAGGGAGGTGTTAGTACGGGCGGTGCCCGACACACCGACAATCGTGGACCACCGATCGAGGTGAACGATAATCGCTACAACTATGATCGCAAGCTAAGCGAACTGTCCGCCGCTGACGATGATCATCCGCTGAAGACGAccgatttttcgttttctaatCTCTCG ATCTCTGAGTACAACAACGAGGTGGAAAAGGTTAACGATGAAGTCAATTCCGTAGCCATCGAATGGAAATCGTTACGAGCGGTCGTAAACTGTCCCACTTGTTCAATACCGTTTGATCAGATTACTAAAAAG AACCACTGCTGGAAATGTGGTGAGGTGTTCTGCAACCGCTGTCTCGACAAGACTCTATCGCTGCCCGGGCACGAGAGTGGAAACCCGGTACCGGTTTGTCGGCAGTGTTTCCGTCTCGTGCAGCAAGTAAGCCCGTAA
- the LOC126575445 gene encoding uncharacterized protein LOC126575445 produces MNTISIAAVLLVFGAVACHCYAIDCMKVWDQDSLNEMLEDRRRVRESLGLPDEPIDCCGNVVHNHDHSEEENTDDEATDDDDDDDEDHSEEFSEENAHEERHRRDLTLNDDRQDIPLAEAQDDANDLEVAETHLFRPVFRYKSQYTERRRVRTPTDGNNFVPAPGIN; encoded by the exons ATGAATACG ATCAGCATTGCTGCCGTTCTattggtgtttggtgctgtAGCTTGCCACTGTTACGCGATCGATTGCATGAAGGTATGGGATCAGGACAGCTTAAACGAGATGCTGGAGGACCGGCGACGTGTCCGAGAGTCTTTGGGATTGCCGGACGAGCCAATAGACTGCTGTGGCAATGTCGTGCATAATCATGATCACTCGGAGGAGGAAAATACAGATGATGAggccaccgacgatgatgacgatgacgacgaggaccaCTCTGAGGAATTTTCCGAAGAGAATGCCCACGAAGAGCGACACCGGCGCGATCTAACACTAAACGATGATCGACAGGACATTCCACTCGCCGAAGCTCAGGATGACGCTAACGATCTTGAGGTTGCTGAAACGCATCTCTTCCGCCCGGTGTTCCGCTACAAGTCACAGTACACCGAGCGACGACGAGTGCGTACGCCTACCGATGGCAACAACTTTGTACCGGCACCTGGGATTAATTGA
- the LOC126576759 gene encoding probable chitinase 2 gives MAKLAAFFGLFAALACASLIAQVESKEVVCYYGTWSVYRPSNGKFTPENIDPNLCTQLNYAFFHINTDGTIKLVDPWVDLPDGGGYNTIAKVNDLKQINPSLKTIAAVGGWDDEHAVAGNFAIVAANPSLRAAFARNAVAFLQQYGFNGMDIDWEYPAKWQAEGKSTPADKANLVLLLQELRKAFTRYGYLLTVAVGATRSLGEIAYDVPGISKEVDYINLMEYDMHGSWENIVGHHAPVYAASGDNAELSILDSVKYWLSKGADPAKLNLGVPLYGRTFTLTDPSQTQIGAPASGGGAAGPYTRTAGFLGYNEICENRWPRYWDNVRGATYAVTGNQWVGYDDVQSIKLKCSIIAQYGLGGGMVWSIDTDDFLGRCGTRYELLSTLKGCVNGVSSAQPNRQQPQLSSPHRPWRNALRPLPNFRFSLSAVPKLTSSIQPTATSFASGVAQSLPRSAELAVSISRNSSPSATGRTMYLAEMIFLRSK, from the exons ATGGCTAAATTAGCCGCCTTCTTTGGACTCTTCGCGGCGCTCGCTTGCGCTTCTCTGATAGCCCAGGTTGAAAGTA AGGAGGTAGTGTGTTACTACGGAACGTGGTCCGTATATCGGCCCTCTAATGGCAAATTCACCCCGGAGAACATCGATCCCAACCTGTGCACCCAGTTGAACTACGCCTTCTTCCACATCAATACCGATGGCACGATCAAACTGGTCGATCCTTGGGTTGATTTGCCCGATGGTGGGGGTTATAACACTATCGCCAAGGTAAACGACCTGAAGCAGATTAATCCCTCGCTCAAAACGATCGCCGCCGTCGGTGGATGGGACGATGAACATGCGGTTGCTGGCAACTTCGCAATCGTCGCTGCCAATCCTTCCCTGCGTGCTGCTTTCGCCAGAAATGCTGTTGCGTTCCTGCAGCAGTACGGCTTCAATGGTATGGACATCGATTGGGAGTATCCGGCTAAATGGCAAGCAGAGGGCAAGTCTACGCCAGCGGACAAGGCAAACCTGGTACTTTTGCTGCAGGAACTGCGCAAAGCCTTTACTCGGTACGGCTACCTGCTGACGGTTGCCGTCGGTGCTACGCGATCGCTTGGTGAAATAGCGTACGACGTACCAGGCATTTCTAAGGAGGTGGATTACATCAATCTGATGGAATATGATATGCATGGTTCCTGGGAAAACATCGTTGGCCACCATGCTCCGGTGTACGCAGCATCAGGAGATAATGCTGAGCTATCGATCCTGGACAGCGTTAAGTACTGGCTGAGCAAGGGAGCCGATCCTGCCAAACTCAATCTTGGAGTTCCATTGTACGGCAGAACATTCACCTTAACTGACCCGAGTCAAACGCAAATTGGAGCCCctgccagcggtggtggtgcagcaggacCTTACACACGAACAGCAGGATTTCTGGGTTACAACGAGATTTGCGAAAACCGATGGCCTCGATACTGGGATAACGTCAGAGGGGCCACTTATGCCGTTACCGGTAACCAGTGGGTAGGTTATGATGACGTGCAGAGCATCAAGCTGAAGTGCAGCATCATTGCCCAGTACGGGCTTGGAGGGGGCATGGTATGGTCGATCGATACTGATGACTTCCTTGGCCGCTGTGGAACTAGGTACGAGCTCCTGAGTACCCTTAAAGGATGCGTAAATGGCGTTTCGTCAGCACAACCGAACCGCCAGCAGCCACAACTATCAAGCCCTCACAGACCATGGCGAAACGCGCTTCGACCCCTTCCAAACTTTCGATTCAGTTTGTCTGCCGTGCCAAAGCTTACTTCCAGCatccaaccaacagcaacaagttTTGCATCTGGAGTAGCGCAATCGCTACCACGTTCTGCTGAACTCGCGGTCTCTATTTCAAGGAATAGCTCTCCATCTGCCACAGGACGAACGATGTATCTTGCCGAAATGATCTTTCTGCGTTCGAAATAG
- the LOC126574416 gene encoding brahma-associated protein of 60 kDa: MSQRFPAANANSVGGPQRYPPSPGPPNQPVMRPFPGAGFPSRGYTPPPQMGGGSGSQNQHQRPMPQPSFQGGNMRGSPMSGSSGGKRTAESRSSMNQSQQKKNVGPGSFSDYSAKKKKKLADKILPQKVRDLVPESQAYMDLLAFERKLDATIMRKRLDIQEALKRPMKQKRKLRIFISNTFYPSKDGLEGDTNADGSVASWELRVEGRLLEDNKSDPAKIKRKFSSFFKSLVIELDKDLYGPDNHLVEWHRTHSTQETDGFQVKRPGDRNVRCTILLLLDYQPLQFKLDPRLARLLGVHTQTRPVIISALWQYIKTHKLQDAHEREYVACDKYLENIFGCPRMKFAEIPQRLNPLLHPPDPIVINHVITVEGGLENKQTACYDIDVEVDDTLKNQMNTFLLSTASQQEIQTLDSKIHDTVETINQLKTNREFFLSFAKDPQTFIHKWIVSQTRDLKSMTDIVGNPEEERRAEFYYQPWTQEAVSRYFFTKVNQKRAELEQALGIRNA; encoded by the exons ATGTCGCAACGATTCCCGGCGGCTAACGCCAATTCGGTCGGTGGACCGCAGCGTtatccaccatcaccgggtCCACCCAATCAGCCCGTGATGCGTCCCTTCCCAGGGGCCGGATTCCCC TCCCGTGGATACACTCCGCCACCGCAgatgggtggtggttccggttcgcagaatcagcatcagcgaccGATGCCGCAGCCCTCGTTCCAGGGTGGAAACATGCGCGGTTCTCCGATGTCCGGTTCGTCCGGTGGCAAGCGTACCGCCGAAAGCCGCTCATCGATGAATCAGtcgcagcagaagaa GAATGTAGGGCCCGGCTCGTTCAGTGATTActcagcgaagaagaagaagaagctagcGGACAAAATTTTGCCCCAGAAGGTGCGCGATCTCGTGCCAGAATCGCAGGCCTACATGGATCTTTTGGCGTTCGAGCGGAAACTGGATGCCACCATCATGCGGAAGCGCCTCGATATACAGGAGGCGTTGAAGCGCCCGATGAAGCAGAAGCGTAAGCTGCGCATCTTCATCTCCAACACGTTCTACCCGAGCAAGGACGGACTGGAGGGGGACACGAACGCCGACGGTTCGGTCGCCTCATGGGAGCTGCGTGTCGAGGGCCGGCTACTGGAGGACAACAAATCCGATCCGGCCAAGATAAAGCGCAAATTTTCCAGCTTCTTCAAGTCGCTCGTTATCGAGCTGGACAAGGATCTGTACGGACCGGACAATCATCTGGTGGAGTGGCACCGTACGCACTCGACCCAGGAAACGGACGGTTTTCAGGTGAAGCGTCCGGGTGACCGGAACGTGCGTTgcaccattctgctgctgctggactaTCAGCCGCTGCAGTTCAAACTGGATCCACGGTTGGCCCGGCTGCTCGGAGTGCACACGCAAACCCGCCCCGTCATCATCTCGGCGCTGTGGCAGTACATCAAGACGCACAAGCTGCAGGATGCGCACGAGCGTGAGTACGTGGCGTGCGACAAGTATCTGGAGAACATCTTTGGCTGTCCGCGGATGAAGTTCGCCGAGATACCGCAACGGTTGAACCCGCTGCTACATCCACCGGATCCGATCGTGATTAACCACGTGATCACGGTCGAGGGAGGGCTGGAGAACAAGCAGACGGCTTGCTACGACATCGACGTCGAGGTGGACGATACGCTGAAGAATCAGATGAACACGTTCCTGCTCAGtacggccagccagcaggagaTACAGACGCTCGACAGCAAGATCCACGATACGGTCGAGACGATCAATCAGCTCAAAACGAATCGAGAGTTCTTCCTTAGCTTCGCGAAAGATCCGCAAACGTTCATCCACAAGTGGATTGTGTCGCAGACGCGCGATCTCAAGTCGATGACGGACATTGTCGGGAATCCGGAGGAGGAACGACGCGCCGAGTTCTATTACCAACCGTGGACCCAGGAAGCCGTATCGCGTTACTTCTTCACGAAGGTGAACCAAAAACGGGCGGAGCTTGAGCAGGCGCTTGGCATACGGAATGCCTAG